GTAGGCTTTGAAAAAGATGCCTTTTTACATTACCATGATTTGGGTCCTAATCTAGCTTCTCAGCTGAAATTCATAAAACTTGTAAGCGCAGGTAAATTAAAAGATTTCTCCCTAAAAACCTTTCAGTTTGAAAAAGAGATTGACAAAGATGGCATCATTACTGATATTTTAAGTGCCAATCAATCTGTTTTAGTTCAAGTAGTTAAAGAACCTATATCGACCAAAGGCCCAAGAATAAGTGCTGAGCTTTCTCTGGCAGGAAGATTTATTGTTCTAGTTCCTTTTTCTGATCGCGTTTCTATTTCTCAAAAAATAGAAGACAAAAAAGAAAAGGATCGTCTAAAAAAACTTGTTCTATCGATCAAACCTAAAGGATTTGGTGTTATTGTTCGCACAGTAGCCGAAGGCAAAAACGTAGCCGAATTAGAAAAAGATTTGCAGAACCTGCTTGGCAGATGGTCTGCAATGTGTAAAAAATTACCAACTGCTCATCATCCATCAAAAGTATTAGGAGAGCTTAATAGAGCTTCTTCGATATTAAGAGATGTATTCAACGATACCTTCAGCGGTATTCAAATAGATGATGAAGAGTTGTACCATCAAACGAAGGAATATCTGCAAGAAATTGCACCTTCAAAACAATCGATTGTTAAGTTTTATCAATCAAATGACACTCCAATTTTTGAGAAATACAATATAGAGAGACAAATCAAAACTTCTTTTGGCCGAACTGTTTCTATGAGTAAAGGTGCTTATCTTATCATTGAACATACTGAAGCGCTGCACGTTATCGACGTAAACAGCGGAAACCGTTCAAACAAAGCGACCAACCAGGAAGATACAGCCATGGAAGTGAATATGATTGCCGCAGCAGAAATCGCAAGACAATTACGTCTGCGTGATATGGGCGGAATTATCGTAGTTGATTTTATCGATATGTCTAATCCAGAAAACAGGAAAGTTTTGTTCGACTTCTTGCGAGAAGAAATGAGCGACGATAAAGCAAAACATAAAATATTACCGCCGAGTAAATTTGGTTTGGTCCAGATTACCAGACAGCGCGTAAGACCAGAAGTGAATATCAAAACCAGAGAGGAAGATCCTAATAAACACAATGGCGAAATTGAAGCTCCAATTTTAATCATTGATAGAATCACCGCTGATTTAGAAAGACTTTTAAAAACCCACAATAAGGTTGTGCTAAACACACACCCGTTTGTGGCTGCATACCTCAGCAAAGGTTTTCCATCATTACGTTCAAAATGGTTTTTTGAACATAAAAAATGGGTGAAAATCATACCTCGTGACGCTTACACGTACTTAGAATACCATTTCTACGATAAACAAGGAAATGTTATTTCAGAATAAAAAACAAAAACCGCCTTTCGAAAGATTGGCGGTTTTTTTGTTTTTATTCTTGTTATCGACATTTAGTTTGAACTTATATTTATATAAAAAAAACTTTTAAGGGATAAGAAAAATAACATGGCTGGCTATTTTTGCAACTCATAAATTAATTTTAAAAACATGAGGATTAGTCTACATTCTTACTTTTTATTGATAATCCTTTTTTCATTTTCTTCAAAATTGTCAGCCCAAAGGGACACAATATCAAAAAGTAATGACAATGATCTTTTAGAATACAAAGCTAAACGGTTCACTGAAAATGTCAACAAAGCTGATAATATAGATTTTAATTATAAAGAAAGTAACAGTTCAAAATTTAAGTTTCCTATTCTCTATCTTGATTATAAAATAGCCAAGAAAAGTTTTTTATCTGGAGGCATAGAATTCTGTCTTAATCCAAAAAATGAAAACAATTTATTCTTGGGAGCCGGCTACGGAATCACAAACAGTTATAACGGAAATTATTATGGTCTTCCCGATATCCATTTATCATATAATACGAATCGAATCTGGTTCTATAAAGGCGG
This is a stretch of genomic DNA from Flavobacterium endoglycinae. It encodes these proteins:
- a CDS encoding Rne/Rng family ribonuclease, whose protein sequence is MNKELIIRSSSEAVDFALLKDGKLIELHKEEEKSNFQVGDIFIAKIRKPVAGLNAAFVNVGFEKDAFLHYHDLGPNLASQLKFIKLVSAGKLKDFSLKTFQFEKEIDKDGIITDILSANQSVLVQVVKEPISTKGPRISAELSLAGRFIVLVPFSDRVSISQKIEDKKEKDRLKKLVLSIKPKGFGVIVRTVAEGKNVAELEKDLQNLLGRWSAMCKKLPTAHHPSKVLGELNRASSILRDVFNDTFSGIQIDDEELYHQTKEYLQEIAPSKQSIVKFYQSNDTPIFEKYNIERQIKTSFGRTVSMSKGAYLIIEHTEALHVIDVNSGNRSNKATNQEDTAMEVNMIAAAEIARQLRLRDMGGIIVVDFIDMSNPENRKVLFDFLREEMSDDKAKHKILPPSKFGLVQITRQRVRPEVNIKTREEDPNKHNGEIEAPILIIDRITADLERLLKTHNKVVLNTHPFVAAYLSKGFPSLRSKWFFEHKKWVKIIPRDAYTYLEYHFYDKQGNVISE